In the Clupea harengus chromosome 16, Ch_v2.0.2, whole genome shotgun sequence genome, one interval contains:
- the hspa14 gene encoding heat shock 70 kDa protein 14: MAAIGVHFGYTCACVAIFKDGRADVVANDAGDRVTPAVVAYRATEQIVGIAAKQGRIRNANNTVVKVKQILGRSFDDPEAEAHKAESKCPVVNKGDLPKYEIDTGETTKYVSPDEVAKLVFHKMKETAQSALGSDVADAVITVPFEFGENQKNALRKAAEDAGFKVLRLIHEPTAAVLAYGIGQDSPSGKSHVLVYKLGGTSLSVTALEVNSGMYRVLATNTDHSTGGESFTHALAQHLAAEFKKSFKQDVTGNARAMMKLMNSADGAKHILSTLSSANCFVDSLHDGMDFECNVSRARFELICSSLFNKSIKPIKSLLEQVSLSTSDVNKVVLCGGSAKIPRLQQMIKELFPEVELLSSIAPDEVIPVGAALQAGILVGKDSLPMGEDSITIDCCDKDILVKEVDESGEELLNVLIPSGTPLPARRQHTLQGPGNLTSVCLDLYQAQQRLALIVLRDLEPKEENHDIDTVITMKRDGSLHVTCTELLSGRSESVTIAAAAAAAS, translated from the exons ATGGCGGCTATAGGGGTTCATTTTGGATACACATGTGCTTGTGTAGCGATATTTAAG GATGGTAGGGCTGACGTAGTTGCAAATGATGCTGGCGACAGAGTTACCCCCGCCGTGGTGGCATACAGGGCTACTGAACAG ATCGTGGGAATAGCTGCCAAACAGGGAAGAATAAGAAATGCTAACAATACCGTCGTGAAAGTGAAGCAGATACTGGGCAGAAG TTTTGATGACCCAGAGGCAGAGGCTCACAAAGCAGAGAGCAAATGCCCA gtAGTAAATAAAGGTGATCTGCCCAAATATGAAATTGACACAGGAGAGACAACAAAGTATGTGTCACCTGACGAAGTCGCCAAGTTAGTCTTCCATAAAATGAAAG AGACGGCTCAGTCTGCCCTTGGGTCTGATGTCGCCGATGCCGTCATCACTGTGCCTTTTGAGTTTGGAGAGAATCAGAAGAACGCCCTCAG AAAGGCTGCCGAGGACGCCGGGTTTAAGGTGCTGAGGCTGATCCATGAGCCCACAGCAGCCGTGTTGGCCTACGGCATCGGCCAGGACTCCCCCTCTGGCAAAAG CCACGTGCTGGTGTATAAGCTGGGCGGCACGTCTCTGAGTGTGACTGCGCTGGAGGTGAACAGTGGGATGTACCGGGTGCTGGCCACAAACACTGACCACAGCACCGGTGGAGAGAGCTTCACACACGCACTGGCCCAGCACCTTGCCGCCGAGTTTAAGAA ATCCTTTAAGCAGGATGTGACTGGTAACGCCAGAGCGATGATGAAGCTGATGAACAGTGCTGACGGGGCCAAGCACATCCTCTCCACTCTGAGCAGTGCCAACTGCTTTGTGGACTCTCTGCACGATGGCATGGACTTTGAATGCAATGTGTCGAG GGCACGATTTGAGCTTATATGCTCGTCTCTCTTCAATAAGAGCATCAAGCCAATCAAAAGCCTCCTAGAGCAAGTCAGTCTGTCCACAAGTGATGTCAACAAG GTGGTGCTGTGTGGTGGGTCGGCTAAGATCCCAAGGCTGCAGCAGATGATCAAGGAGCTCTTCCCTGAGGTGGAGCTGCTGAGCTCCATCGCCCCTGATGAGGTGATCCCTGTGGGCGCTGCCCTGCAGGCGGGCATCCTGGTGGGTAAGGACAGCCTGCCGATGGGGGAGGACTCCATCACCATCGACTGCTGTGACAAAGATATCCTGGTCAAG GAGGTGGATGAGTCTGGAGAGGAGCTGTTAAATGTGCTCATACCCTCGGGCACCCCGCTGCCTGCCCGCCGACAGCACACACTTCAGGGCCCCGGCAACCTGACCTCCGTATGTCTGGACCTCTACCAGGCCCAACAACGTCTTGCTctg ATTGTTCTGAGAGATCTGGAACCCAAGGAGGAGAACCATGACATTGACACTGTGATCACAATGAAAAG ggATGGCTCATTACACGTCACCTGTACGGAGCTGCTCAGTGGACGGTCCGAGTCCGTTACCATAGCAGCGGCTGCAGCAGCTGCATCATAA